A section of the Flavobacterium ardleyense genome encodes:
- a CDS encoding PLP-dependent cysteine synthase family protein, whose translation MKEDINVYNNVLELIGNTPLIRLNKITDNIDGNFFAKVEAFNPGHSTKDRIALYIIEQAEKAGILTPGDTIIETTSGNTGFSLAMVSIIKGYNCILAVSSKSSKDKIDMLRTMGAKVYVCPANVSADDERSYYNVAKRLHEETKGSVYINQYFNQLNVDAHYHSTGPEIWKQTQGKITHLIACSGTGGTISGTAKYLKEQNPNIRILGVDAFGSVLKKYHETKEFDNDEIYPYRIEGLGKNLIPSATDFDIIDHFMKVSDEDSAHMARAIAKTEGLFVGYTSGAVMQAIKQYGEEGEFTADSNVVAIFPDHGSRYMSKVFSDDWMNEQGFFDSKNLEEAQKIEFIK comes from the coding sequence ATGAAAGAAGACATAAATGTGTACAATAATGTTCTGGAATTAATAGGAAATACACCCCTAATTAGGCTGAATAAAATTACTGACAACATTGACGGAAATTTCTTCGCCAAAGTAGAAGCATTCAATCCAGGACACTCTACCAAAGACAGAATTGCACTTTATATTATAGAACAAGCCGAAAAAGCTGGAATCTTAACTCCCGGCGATACGATAATTGAAACTACTTCGGGCAATACAGGATTTAGCCTTGCGATGGTAAGCATCATTAAAGGCTATAATTGTATTCTTGCTGTAAGTTCAAAATCATCCAAAGACAAAATTGATATGTTGCGCACAATGGGTGCAAAAGTCTATGTTTGCCCGGCAAATGTATCTGCTGATGATGAGCGTTCTTATTATAATGTAGCTAAAAGATTACACGAAGAGACGAAAGGCTCGGTATATATTAATCAATATTTTAATCAACTTAATGTTGATGCGCACTACCACAGCACAGGTCCTGAAATTTGGAAGCAAACACAAGGGAAAATCACGCATCTAATTGCTTGTAGTGGAACTGGTGGAACAATTTCGGGTACTGCAAAATATCTAAAAGAGCAGAATCCAAATATCCGTATTTTAGGAGTGGATGCTTTTGGATCAGTTCTTAAAAAATACCACGAAACAAAAGAATTTGACAATGATGAGATTTATCCTTACCGCATCGAAGGTCTAGGGAAAAATCTTATTCCATCTGCGACAGATTTCGATATAATCGATCATTTTATGAAGGTTTCTGACGAGGATAGCGCGCATATGGCTCGTGCAATCGCCAAAACCGAAGGTCTTTTTGTAGGATATACTTCCGGCGCGGTTATGCAAGCGATCAAGCAGTATGGCGAAGAGGGAGAATTTACCGCAGACAGCAATGTTGTAGCAATTTTTCCTGACCATGGATCTCGATATATGAGCAAAGTTTTCAGCGATGACTGGATGAATGAGCAAGGATTTTTTGATAGCAAGAATCTTGAAGAAGCACAGAAGATAGAGTTTATAAAGTAA
- a CDS encoding DUF6150 family protein — protein MKIVITIFLLLVSAFSYSQKVFSVNNTNQADVKVFVVAYENEADLKVFKVKYPNEAGKNDGNWFFTEYKNQAAKSIYFVDYKNQADLKIFFVKYKNEAGWKNKEKSHLLY, from the coding sequence ATGAAAATAGTCATTACAATCTTCCTCTTGCTAGTTTCTGCATTTTCATACTCACAAAAAGTATTCTCAGTCAATAATACCAATCAGGCAGATGTCAAAGTATTTGTAGTTGCGTACGAAAATGAAGCTGATTTGAAAGTCTTTAAAGTAAAATATCCGAATGAGGCCGGAAAAAACGATGGGAACTGGTTTTTTACAGAATACAAAAATCAAGCAGCAAAAAGTATCTATTTTGTAGATTATAAAAATCAGGCTGATTTAAAAATATTCTTTGTAAAGTATAAAAATGAAGCGGGTTGGAAAAATAAAGAGAAATCTCATTTGTTGTATTAG